In one Mucilaginibacter sp. PAMB04168 genomic region, the following are encoded:
- a CDS encoding NAD(P)-dependent oxidoreductase, with amino-acid sequence MKIAVFGASGKIGSRIVNEALSRGHYVTAVVRHPENYNPDKLNLKVSKGDLFDSQEVETGAFDHDVVVSAYNNTHGAPASTIYEVVVPLLNGVRQAGVKRLIIVGGAGSLEVAPGVQLVDTPDFPEAYKAAALAHREALKLYQQEQEVEWTYVSPAAEIAPGERTGAFKTATNQLIVDQQGRSFISMEDYAVAIVDEIEQSKHIRERFTVGY; translated from the coding sequence ATGAAAATTGCAGTATTTGGCGCAAGCGGTAAGATAGGCAGCCGCATAGTTAATGAGGCTTTAAGCCGCGGGCATTACGTTACAGCGGTGGTACGCCACCCCGAAAATTACAACCCCGATAAACTGAATCTCAAGGTGTCCAAAGGCGATCTCTTCGACTCACAGGAGGTAGAAACCGGAGCATTCGATCATGATGTGGTAGTAAGCGCTTACAATAATACACATGGCGCACCGGCATCAACCATATACGAGGTGGTAGTACCGCTTTTAAACGGTGTACGGCAAGCGGGTGTTAAACGCCTTATTATTGTAGGCGGTGCCGGTAGCTTAGAAGTCGCACCCGGTGTACAACTAGTTGACACGCCCGATTTTCCGGAAGCGTACAAGGCTGCGGCATTAGCTCACCGCGAGGCCTTAAAGCTGTACCAGCAGGAACAGGAGGTAGAATGGACCTATGTTAGCCCAGCTGCCGAGATTGCACCCGGTGAGCGTACCGGTGCCTTTAAAACAGCTACCAATCAGTTAATTGTTGACCAACAGGGCCGCAGCTTCATCTCGATGGAAGATTATGCTGTTGCCATAGTTGACGAGATAGAGCAATCCAAACACATTAGGGAACGGTTTACAGTAGGGTATTAA
- a CDS encoding PhzF family phenazine biosynthesis protein: MTIPIYQADAFTDQLFGGNPAAVCPLTEWLPDAQMQKIAAENNLAETAFFVKTAQGFHLRWFTPELEIDLCGHATLATAHIIYTELGYAEATVHFSTEKAGTLMVTRNDDRYTLDFPSRPPYPAEIPDGLLEGLNNKMPVQVLRSRDYFLIYENEQDILDMEPNHFALAKVDAIGIIITAPGKDVDFVSRFFAPAAGVPEDPVTGSAHCNLIPYWADKLGKTQLHAYQLSARKGELWCEHKGDRVLMSGKAVTYLKGEIYI, encoded by the coding sequence ATGACTATCCCCATATACCAGGCCGATGCATTTACCGACCAGCTGTTTGGCGGTAACCCAGCCGCTGTATGCCCTTTAACGGAGTGGCTACCCGATGCACAAATGCAAAAGATTGCGGCTGAGAACAACTTGGCCGAGACTGCATTTTTTGTAAAAACAGCCCAAGGCTTCCACCTGCGCTGGTTCACACCAGAGCTGGAGATTGACCTTTGCGGCCATGCCACCTTAGCTACCGCACATATTATTTATACTGAGTTGGGTTACGCCGAAGCGACCGTACACTTCAGTACCGAAAAAGCAGGCACCCTCATGGTAACCCGAAACGACGACCGCTACACGCTCGACTTCCCATCGCGCCCACCCTACCCGGCCGAAATACCTGATGGTTTACTGGAAGGATTGAATAACAAAATGCCCGTTCAGGTGCTTCGCTCACGTGATTATTTTTTGATTTACGAGAACGAGCAGGATATACTCGACATGGAGCCTAACCATTTTGCCCTGGCCAAAGTAGATGCTATTGGTATAATTATTACCGCACCTGGCAAGGATGTTGATTTTGTATCGCGCTTTTTTGCCCCTGCTGCGGGTGTGCCCGAAGACCCGGTTACCGGATCGGCGCATTGCAACCTTATACCTTACTGGGCCGACAAACTGGGCAAAACCCAACTGCATGCCTACCAGCTATCGGCCCGCAAAGGCGAGCTGTGGTGCGAGCACAAAGGCGACCGTGTACTAATGAGCGGAAAGGCAGTTACTTATTTAAAAGGCGAAATTTACATTTAG
- a CDS encoding ATP-binding cassette domain-containing protein, producing MLKADSVYLEFSNRKILQDIYIDCKAGEVTGLLGRNGSGKSSLLRIIFGTLNPSYKYISINGKPVAKGYVGNHIAYLPQHNYLPSHLSIQQSARLLVDDEAWHEFTAYDLYQHFYDKKPGQLSGGELRKLETLMILYSKANYILLDEPFTHVSPIQAEELKAIIRKRKAHKGFIITDHQYYNILEVSDKIVLLANGATKLIENADELITYGYLSGK from the coding sequence ATGCTTAAGGCTGATAGTGTTTACCTGGAATTTAGTAACCGTAAAATACTACAGGATATTTATATTGACTGTAAAGCTGGCGAGGTAACCGGTTTACTGGGCCGTAATGGCAGTGGCAAATCGAGCTTGCTGAGGATAATTTTTGGTACACTTAACCCCTCGTACAAGTATATCAGCATAAACGGCAAGCCCGTTGCAAAAGGCTACGTGGGTAACCATATTGCTTATCTGCCTCAGCATAATTACCTGCCCAGTCATTTAAGCATACAGCAATCGGCCCGTTTGTTGGTTGACGATGAGGCTTGGCACGAGTTTACAGCATACGACCTTTACCAGCATTTTTACGATAAAAAGCCTGGCCAGCTGTCGGGCGGCGAATTGCGTAAGCTGGAAACACTGATGATCTTATACAGCAAAGCCAATTACATATTGCTCGATGAGCCATTTACCCATGTATCGCCCATACAGGCCGAGGAGCTCAAAGCCATTATCCGCAAACGTAAAGCTCATAAAGGCTTTATCATAACCGATCATCAATACTACAATATATTGGAAGTAAGTGACAAGATAGTACTGCTTGCCAATGGTGCCACAAAATTAATCGAAAATGCAGACGAGTTAATTACATACGGTTATCTTAGCGGTAAGTAA